A single region of the Musa acuminata AAA Group cultivar baxijiao chromosome BXJ1-11, Cavendish_Baxijiao_AAA, whole genome shotgun sequence genome encodes:
- the LOC135597336 gene encoding uncharacterized protein LOC135597336, with amino-acid sequence MYFEVNKMAASLVPGVLIKLLQHLNTNVKVASKHRSSLLQVVSIVPALSGSDLFTNQGFYLKVSDSSHATYVSLPDEHNDLISSDKIQLGQFIHVDGIGAGSPVPILKGVRPLPGRHPCVGNPEDIVAANSSHGFLDAEKPQQSSDTSCNINTTSVNEKSKLGNSKLAIKTQEVQKKRASLGKSGSFQSKQLASDKLGKDGISVRLKSMDSWSITSSPTSVCTLPASFEKFSNETKKQAQAQRPEKPLSRFRLLEKAASVLKVNNVGRKSSAGNFLRNLVPDIELDPNGLRKSWVEKVEAKGWDSSTLKAAKLETRSKSKSTSAPQQKSSTNEKLLTKKDSKIQTTMKKNNAKAATDDSDRSAKRRPSVIKKSSETATSLNLADFVKVVPTNRKWTDSSVSWSSLPSSLAELGKELLKYRDAAQLAAVEAVQEASAADSLIRCLSMYAEISTSAKEDNPRPTVEQFLALYASLRNATAVTDSLSKTTLQTLPVTAPGQSLSGDPTLEEALRVSADVRRRAVSWVGAAVATDLAPFSLYDHKPSSASTASRAVVVLEGPSKTAVATAPSKATQTKSRLSLTSVSVGRGNARGPAAPPSPPPEWERGVGPNEGARLVRTLREESRAWFLGFVERFVDADAAARGRSNRQQLAAMLSQLKKVNEWLEAIGCHRSEGEAVDGEGSGDVPAETVERLRKKIYEYLLTHVESVAVAVGGACPPSQAVVGRSGRRG; translated from the exons ATGTACTTTGAAGTGAATAAAATGGCAGCTTCATTGGTCCCAGGGGTCCTCATAAAGCTCCTCCAGCACCTGAATACCAATGTTAAGGTTGCCAGCAAGCACCGGTCATCCCTGCTCCAGGTTGTGAGTATTGTTCCTGCACTTTCTGGAAGTGATCTGTTCACCAACCAAGGCTTTTATCTTAAGGTCTCCGACTCCTCCCATGCAACGTATGTCTCCCTGCCAGATGAACACAATGATCTGATCTCAAGTGATAAGATCCAACTAGGGCAATTCATTCATGTTGATGGCATCGGGGCAGGCTCTCCTGTGCCCATTCTTAAGGGGGTGAGGCCACTCCCTGGTCGTCATCCCTGTGTTGGGAATCCCGAGGATATCGTTGCTGCCAACAGTTCTCATGGTTTCCTTGATGCAGAGAAGCCACAGCAATCCAGTGACACAAGCTGTAACATAAACACTACTTCAGTAAATGAGAAAAGCAAATTGGGGAATTCGAAGTTAGCCATTAAAACACAGGAGGTGCAAAAGAAAAGGGCTTCACTTGGTAAGTCAGGCTCTTTCCAGTCGAAACAACTGGCCAGTGACAAATTGGGGAAGGATGGTATCAGTGTGAGGTTAAAATCAATGGACTCATGGTCGATAACTTCGTCTCCAACAAGTGTTTGTACTTTGCCTGCATCATTTGAGAAGTTCTCCAATGAAACTAAGAAGCAAGCACAAGCCCAAAGACCAGAGAAACCATTGTCAAGGTTTCGTCTGTTGGAGAAGGCAGCTTCTGTCTTGAAAGTGAACAATGTTGGTAGAAAATCTTCTGCTGGAAATTTCTTAAGAAATTTGGTGCCAGACATTGAGTTAGATCCCAATGGTTTAAGAAAAAGCTGGGTGGAGAAAGTGGAGGCAAAAGGATGGGATAGTTCTACCTTAAAAGCAGCCAAACTTGAGACAAGATCCAAATCTAAGAGCACTTCG GCTCCTCAACAGAAGTCATCAACAAATGAGAAACTGTTAACTAAGAAGGATAGCAAGATTCAAACTACCATGAAGAAAAACAATGCAAAAGCTGCCACCGATGATTCTGATAGATCAGCTAAACGGCGGCCTTCTGTCATAAAGAAGTCCTCAGAAACTGCTACCAGTCTGAATCTTGCTGACTTTGTCAAAGTTGTTCCTACCAATAGAAAATGGACCGATAGTAGTGTTTCATGGTCATCGCTTCCATCATCTCTAGCAGAACTAGGAAAG gaGCTGCTGAAGTATAGGGATGCAGCACAACTGGCTGCTGTTGAGGCTGTGCAAGAAGCTTCTGCTGCAGACAGCTTGATTCGGTGCTTAAG TATGTATGCGGAGATCAGTACCTCTGCTAAGGAGGACAACCCACGGCCGACAGTGGAGCAGTTCCTCGCCCTTTATGCCTCCCTCCGCAACGCCACTGCCGTCACTGACTCCCTCTCGAAGACTACATTGCAAACTCTACCGGTAACTGCACCGGGCCAGTCCCTCAGCGGTGACCCGACCCTCGAAGAAGCCTTAAGAGTATCCGCCGACGTCCGCCGCCGTGCCGTTTCCTGGGTCGGTGCAGCCGTCGCCACCGATCTCGCCCCCTTCTCCCTCTATGACCACAAGCCCTCCTCTGCCTCCACTGCCTCACGGGCGGTGGTGGTCCTCGAGGGTCCATCGAAGACCGCCGTCGCCACGGCTCCCTCAAAGGCCACTCAGACGAAATCCCGGCTCTCCCTGACGTCTGTCTCGGTTGGTAGGGGGAACGCGCGGGGGCCGGCGGCACCACCGTCTCCGCCGCCGGAGTGGGAGCGGGGGGTAGGGCCCAACGAAGGGGCGCGGCTGGTGCGAACGCTGAGGGAGGAGTCGCGGGCGTGGTTCCTAGGGTTCGTGGAGAGGTTCGTCGACGCCGACGCGGCCGCGCGGGGGAGGTCCAACCGGCAGCAGTTGGCCGCGATGCTATCGCAGCTGAAGAAGGTGAACGAATGGCTGGAGGCTATCGGCTGCCATCGGAGCGAAGGGGAGGCAGTGGATGGCGAGGGTTCCGGTGATGTGCCAGCGGAGACGGTCGAACGGCTGAGGAAGAAGATCTACGAGTACCTTCTCACCCACGTCGAGTCCGTCGCCGTCGCGGTCGGCGGTGCGTGTCCGCCATCGCAGGCGGTCGTGGGGCGGTCGGGTCGGAGGGGATGA